One Tautonia marina DNA window includes the following coding sequences:
- a CDS encoding FG-GAP-like repeat-containing protein: MRHPQRLGWFRWATCRGDHDVIPRRWSKRRLVIDRLEARTLLAAFLDTSFGVGGKATVPFDLAEAGGYDTAIQADGKIVVVGEFGGFPGPGNADFLIARYTASGHLDPTFSGDGIASVSFFPGGTSREVAQGVTLQSDGKIVVVGSVQQAAGDYDFGIVRLNANGTLDTSFSGDGRQLVSFNLGGSDSDLANDVLIDGSGRIVVAGTVDRAAGGDTDVGVARLRSNGDLDPDFNPRGLVGRTWYSFNRGPVGNRLDTGEAIAIQADQKLVVGATVQMSDTDYDFGVVRLNTNGTVDTATFQASGPYPGTQTVAFNLLGGPLTDKLSDLAVHGSTIVLGGTAARAGGNRDFAAARLLSNGTLDPGFSGDGKAMVAFDQVAGGADVCNALAVQSDGAILLVGQVATPSDGFDFGVARLTAAGAIDSTFNPIGATFGRQTVGFNLGGSNLDTANAVAIQPDGRIVVVGQAFKIFVAMMFDPVALTRLNANGTIDTTFGTTGRMAESYGFSNGVASSMVMQPDGKAILAGSVIHDGNMDFAVARVWANGTLDTSFGGTGVVTIPFDRGGTNADRANGVAIQSDGKIVVVGSADTGVATATDMAIARLLPNGDLDPDFGFVGAGRRIIPFDDMASPSRDEAFAVAIQSSGHILVGGTVDNAVRVDFTVLRLNPNGQLLDTTFNSTGTVRGVQFVDFAGGGTNADRCRALALQPDGKILLAGSVDRGGGNYDFGVARVLTDGRLDTTFDGDGKRTISFNLGGPNADHARALALQPDGKILVVGDASMNATGDIDFAIARLNLSNGSLDPTFSGDGKQTVRFNLGGSNADRPSSVIVRDNRIVMAGVAEVASPGGPDIAIARLRLDGSLDGSFAPNGRYTVPMNLGGNNTDAAVAVAALSSNRLLVAGTSATDSPVGGTIPTMVRLLTPAGQVEGDYDGDGRTDLALYHHDAATNRGLFEIRRSSSAAIMIPIAGVGPRVIPVAGDFDGDGKTDVAVVDPLGSITPGASTWVILLSGSGGLRREVAFGATGTLDRPAPADFDGDGITDIATFRANSDLTPGAAEWFILPSIPNPGGYPTRNGAFRVAFGAPGGADLPAPADFDGDGKADIAAFRPIPTPQDVARGVREVAQWFVLPSGPNDATFSGRIGGFRVEFGAASNRDQPVPADFDGDRRADIAAFRSNSDLVPGSAQWFILPSIPNDATFSGRIGGYDVTFGVAGEIAAVGDVTRDGRPDLVLHNRTTGVWRLRSGTTGMLLPSITFGSTGPRVVPVLAPLFFRLLATSNIPLPVTAALQTSDGLASVVDRAIEEWVNPLVLG; encoded by the coding sequence CGGCGGCAAGGCCACGGTCCCCTTCGACCTCGCTGAGGCGGGGGGGTACGATACCGCGATTCAAGCCGACGGGAAGATCGTGGTCGTGGGTGAGTTCGGGGGCTTTCCGGGGCCTGGAAATGCCGATTTTCTCATCGCGCGCTACACGGCCAGCGGGCACCTCGACCCGACGTTTAGCGGCGATGGCATCGCCTCGGTCTCCTTCTTTCCGGGAGGCACGAGCCGCGAAGTGGCCCAGGGCGTGACCCTGCAAAGCGACGGCAAGATCGTGGTCGTCGGCTCGGTCCAGCAGGCGGCAGGGGATTACGACTTTGGGATCGTCCGGCTCAATGCCAACGGCACCCTCGATACCAGCTTTAGCGGCGACGGCCGGCAGTTGGTCTCCTTTAACCTCGGTGGCTCGGACTCGGACCTGGCCAACGACGTGCTGATCGACGGGAGCGGTCGGATTGTCGTGGCGGGCACGGTCGATCGCGCGGCCGGGGGAGACACCGACGTTGGAGTCGCCCGGCTCAGGTCGAACGGGGACCTCGACCCCGACTTCAACCCGAGGGGCCTGGTGGGTCGAACCTGGTACTCGTTCAACCGCGGGCCGGTCGGCAATCGCCTCGACACCGGAGAGGCCATCGCGATCCAGGCCGATCAGAAGCTGGTGGTGGGGGCCACCGTGCAGATGTCGGACACAGACTACGACTTCGGCGTGGTGCGGCTGAACACGAACGGCACGGTCGACACCGCCACCTTTCAGGCTTCGGGGCCTTATCCCGGCACGCAGACGGTCGCCTTCAACCTGCTCGGCGGCCCCCTGACCGACAAGCTCAGCGATCTGGCGGTTCACGGAAGCACAATCGTGCTCGGCGGAACGGCGGCTCGGGCTGGGGGGAACAGGGATTTCGCCGCTGCCCGGCTTCTGTCGAACGGCACGCTCGATCCCGGCTTCAGCGGCGATGGCAAGGCGATGGTCGCCTTTGATCAGGTCGCGGGAGGCGCGGATGTCTGCAATGCGTTGGCCGTGCAGAGCGACGGAGCGATCTTGCTCGTGGGGCAGGTTGCGACCCCCTCGGACGGATTCGACTTCGGTGTGGCCCGATTGACCGCGGCGGGGGCGATCGACTCCACCTTCAACCCGATCGGAGCGACCTTCGGCCGGCAGACGGTCGGCTTCAATCTCGGCGGCAGCAATCTTGACACCGCGAACGCGGTCGCGATTCAGCCTGACGGTCGGATCGTGGTGGTCGGTCAGGCGTTCAAGATCTTCGTCGCCATGATGTTCGATCCGGTCGCCCTGACCCGGCTGAACGCCAACGGCACGATCGACACGACGTTCGGAACGACAGGTCGCATGGCCGAGTCGTACGGCTTCAGCAATGGGGTTGCGTCCAGCATGGTGATGCAGCCCGACGGCAAGGCGATCCTCGCGGGAAGCGTGATCCACGACGGGAACATGGACTTCGCCGTCGCTCGCGTCTGGGCCAACGGCACGCTCGACACCTCCTTCGGCGGGACCGGCGTGGTCACGATTCCGTTCGACCGGGGCGGGACCAACGCCGATCGCGCCAATGGCGTCGCGATCCAGTCGGACGGGAAGATCGTTGTGGTCGGCAGCGCCGATACCGGGGTCGCCACGGCCACCGACATGGCCATTGCGCGGCTCCTGCCGAACGGCGACCTCGACCCGGACTTTGGCTTCGTCGGCGCCGGTCGGCGGATCATTCCGTTCGACGACATGGCCTCGCCGAGCCGGGACGAGGCCTTCGCCGTTGCGATCCAGAGCAGCGGCCACATCCTCGTTGGAGGGACCGTCGACAACGCTGTACGCGTGGATTTCACCGTGCTTCGGCTCAACCCCAATGGCCAGTTGCTCGACACGACCTTCAATTCCACCGGGACTGTCCGAGGTGTGCAGTTTGTCGACTTCGCCGGCGGCGGCACCAACGCGGATCGCTGCCGGGCCCTGGCGCTGCAGCCCGACGGCAAGATCTTGCTGGCCGGCTCCGTCGATCGGGGAGGCGGCAACTACGACTTCGGGGTCGCCCGGGTCCTGACAGACGGCCGCCTCGACACAACGTTCGACGGCGACGGGAAGCGGACCATCTCCTTCAACCTGGGCGGCCCGAACGCCGACCATGCCCGGGCCCTGGCGCTGCAGCCCGACGGCAAGATCCTCGTCGTCGGCGATGCCTCGATGAACGCCACCGGCGACATCGACTTCGCCATCGCCCGGCTGAATCTCAGCAACGGCTCGCTCGACCCGACGTTCAGCGGCGACGGCAAGCAGACCGTACGCTTCAACCTGGGCGGCTCGAACGCCGATCGGCCTTCGAGCGTGATCGTTCGGGACAATCGGATCGTCATGGCCGGCGTCGCCGAGGTGGCGAGCCCCGGTGGCCCCGACATCGCCATTGCCCGGCTTCGGCTCGACGGCTCGCTCGATGGTTCCTTCGCCCCGAATGGTCGGTACACCGTGCCGATGAACCTGGGAGGCAACAACACCGACGCAGCGGTCGCCGTCGCGGCCCTCTCGAGCAACCGCCTGCTGGTGGCGGGGACCTCGGCGACCGATTCCCCGGTCGGGGGAACGATTCCGACCATGGTCCGCTTGCTCACACCGGCCGGTCAGGTCGAGGGAGACTACGACGGCGACGGCCGGACCGACCTGGCTCTCTACCATCACGATGCCGCCACGAATCGGGGCCTCTTCGAAATCCGCCGCTCCTCCAGCGCCGCGATCATGATTCCGATCGCCGGTGTCGGCCCTCGCGTGATTCCGGTCGCGGGGGACTTCGATGGCGACGGCAAGACAGACGTCGCGGTGGTCGATCCGCTCGGCTCGATCACCCCTGGTGCCTCGACCTGGGTGATTCTGCTCTCGGGCTCGGGAGGTCTGCGGCGTGAGGTGGCCTTCGGGGCCACCGGCACGCTCGACCGTCCCGCTCCGGCCGACTTCGACGGCGACGGCATCACCGACATCGCCACCTTCCGGGCCAACAGCGACCTAACCCCCGGCGCGGCCGAGTGGTTTATTCTCCCCTCGATCCCGAACCCCGGTGGGTACCCGACCCGCAATGGTGCCTTCCGCGTGGCCTTTGGTGCCCCCGGCGGGGCCGACCTGCCCGCCCCGGCCGACTTCGACGGCGACGGGAAGGCCGACATCGCCGCGTTCCGACCGATCCCCACGCCGCAGGATGTGGCCCGAGGTGTGCGAGAGGTCGCGCAATGGTTTGTGCTTCCCTCGGGGCCGAACGACGCGACCTTCAGCGGGCGGATCGGCGGCTTCCGGGTCGAGTTCGGCGCTGCGAGCAACCGCGACCAGCCCGTGCCGGCCGACTTCGACGGCGACCGGCGTGCCGACATCGCCGCCTTCCGCTCGAACAGCGACCTCGTGCCGGGGTCGGCCCAGTGGTTCATCCTCCCCTCGATTCCGAACGACGCGACGTTCAGCGGGCGGATCGGCGGCTACGATGTGACCTTCGGCGTGGCCGGGGAAATTGCGGCGGTCGGAGACGTCACGCGGGACGGGCGGCCCGACCTGGTGCTGCACAACCGAACGACGGGGGTGTGGCGATTGCGGTCGGGGACGACCGGGATGCTGCTGCCGAGCATCACGTTTGGCTCGACGGGGCCGCGGGTCGTGCCAGTGCTGGCGCCCTTGTTCTTCCGCCTGCTCGCCACGAGCAACATCCCCCTCCCCGTCACGGCGGCCCTTCAGACGTCGGACGGCCTGGCGTCGGTGGTGGATCGAGCGATCGAGGAGTGGGTGAATCCGCTGGTGTTGGGTTAG
- a CDS encoding FG-GAP-like repeat-containing protein has translation MILSRFLIEGSRIPRAGSNRWRNIRSHKNWPRLLPLEDRTLLNASLDPTFGLGGKATVPYELARGEANDVAIQADGKIVAVGNFAYASTGDFGVARYNPDGSLDPTFSGDGVASIGFNLGGNDYDQATGVVIQPDGKIVVAGYAEAGGGGNFEFAITRLNPNGSLDTSFDGDGRRTFGYDLGGDNADYAHAVALQADGKIVLVGSADFGGGDTDFAIARLNPSGSLDSTFSGDGKQTAFFDLGGSRADAAWDVVIQADNRIVIVGTAERDTGSDFAIARLNPDGMFDSTFDGDGRQTVAFDQGSNNADEAFGVALQADGKIVVVGSVDRALPGDRDFGVARLNPNGSLDSSFSGDGKAMVAFDIGGAMSDQGSDLAIQSDGKLVLVGTAVLPGGNSDFAVARLNVNGTLDTSFSGDGKVTIPFDQGMLDIDFAQAVAVQPDGKIVVVGGAERPEGPPHWSFGLARLNSNGTLDPMFEPGGKVATPFGLAVGAAMDMVVQPDGKILIVGSILVGDNYDFVVARTLADGRLDTTFGGGSGKVTIPFDYGGNNHDFALAIALAPDGKIVVAGAVAGQYGGSDTDFGVARLNPDGTIDTTFDALGPFPGRRWVAFDLGQDNADVAYDVVVQPDGKIVVVGSAQVLGGGTDFAIARINPDGKLDGSFSFPVGAGRITISFDPPGVYNKDEATGVALQEDGKIVVVGYASPFTGPDFAIARINPDGTLDTSFSGDGKQVVPFDVSGPGNDQAEDVVVQPDGKIVVVGVVGTGTAGADDFGIVRLNSNGTLDPNFSGDGKQTVAFNLGGGNVDKARAVAMQGDRILVAGFAESDFAGQYDFEFAIARLRPDGALDPTFNGTGKQTIAINLGDTMIDDATALAVLPGNKVVLAGWASTDTPTGGVMPVLARLNTSTPFAVEGDYDGDGRTDLALYRYDAATSSGRFLIRRSSTGTDIAVPISGVGSQVVPISGDFDGDGKTDVAVVDPLAHGPGGLVPDRTRWIILLSGSGNFRREVEFGAAGVLDRPAPADFDGDGRTDIATFRANSDLTPGAAEWFILPSEPNPGYTTKVGAFAVAFGAPGGADLPAPADYDGDGRADIVSFRPIPTPQDIVYGVPSWAAQWLILPSGPNDATFSGRVGAFPVRFGAANNLDQPAVADYNGDGRADITAFRQYSDKIAGVAQWFIYPSLALSPEYANAYDVVFGVAGEIAAVGDYTRDGRPDLALFNQSTGVWTRRSGTLGTVLPSVSFGPTGPGVVPVLAPLYFRLKATGNLPTSAASTATGLSAGLASVVDRAIDDWVRPVLLDG, from the coding sequence ATGATATTATCGCGATTTCTTATTGAGGGAAGCCGGATTCCTCGGGCGGGTAGCAATCGCTGGAGGAACATTCGATCACACAAGAACTGGCCACGGTTGCTTCCGCTGGAAGACCGCACCCTGCTCAACGCGTCGCTTGATCCGACCTTCGGTCTCGGCGGCAAGGCCACGGTCCCCTACGAGCTGGCCCGGGGTGAGGCCAACGACGTGGCCATTCAAGCCGACGGGAAGATCGTGGCCGTGGGGAACTTCGCGTACGCGTCGACGGGGGATTTCGGCGTGGCGCGATACAACCCCGATGGTTCGCTCGATCCCACGTTCAGCGGTGATGGCGTCGCCTCGATCGGCTTCAACCTGGGAGGGAACGACTACGACCAGGCGACTGGCGTGGTGATCCAGCCCGACGGGAAGATCGTCGTCGCCGGTTATGCAGAGGCCGGGGGCGGTGGCAATTTCGAATTTGCCATCACCCGACTGAACCCGAACGGCTCGCTCGACACCTCGTTCGATGGCGACGGCAGGCGGACGTTTGGTTATGATCTCGGTGGCGACAATGCCGACTATGCCCATGCCGTCGCGCTTCAGGCCGACGGGAAGATCGTCCTCGTGGGATCGGCCGATTTCGGGGGCGGCGACACCGACTTCGCCATCGCCCGGCTGAATCCGAGCGGCTCGCTCGACAGCACCTTCAGCGGCGACGGCAAGCAGACGGCCTTCTTCGACCTCGGTGGCAGTCGAGCGGACGCTGCGTGGGACGTGGTGATTCAAGCGGACAATCGGATCGTGATCGTCGGCACGGCTGAACGCGATACCGGCAGCGATTTCGCCATCGCCCGATTGAACCCCGACGGCATGTTCGACAGCACCTTCGACGGCGACGGCCGCCAGACGGTCGCCTTCGACCAGGGCTCCAACAATGCCGACGAGGCCTTCGGCGTCGCCTTGCAGGCCGACGGCAAGATCGTCGTGGTCGGGTCGGTCGATCGGGCGCTCCCGGGCGACCGCGACTTCGGGGTCGCCCGGCTGAACCCCAACGGCTCGCTCGACAGCAGCTTCAGCGGCGATGGCAAGGCGATGGTCGCCTTCGACATCGGCGGCGCCATGTCCGACCAGGGGAGTGACCTGGCGATTCAGTCTGACGGGAAGCTCGTTCTCGTCGGCACCGCCGTGCTGCCGGGTGGAAACTCCGATTTCGCCGTGGCTCGTCTGAACGTCAATGGTACGCTCGACACGAGCTTCAGCGGTGACGGCAAGGTGACGATTCCCTTCGATCAGGGCATGCTCGATATTGACTTCGCCCAGGCCGTGGCGGTCCAGCCCGACGGCAAGATTGTGGTCGTCGGGGGGGCCGAACGTCCGGAGGGACCGCCGCACTGGAGCTTCGGTCTGGCCCGGCTTAATTCGAACGGGACGCTCGACCCGATGTTCGAACCCGGCGGCAAGGTGGCGACACCGTTTGGCCTGGCCGTTGGCGCGGCGATGGACATGGTGGTGCAACCGGACGGGAAGATCCTCATCGTCGGCTCGATCCTCGTGGGAGACAATTACGACTTCGTTGTGGCCCGGACCCTGGCCGACGGCCGCCTCGACACGACCTTCGGCGGCGGCTCGGGCAAGGTGACCATCCCCTTCGATTACGGTGGGAACAACCACGACTTCGCCTTGGCGATCGCCCTGGCGCCCGACGGCAAAATTGTCGTCGCCGGTGCCGTCGCCGGCCAGTACGGCGGCAGCGATACCGACTTCGGGGTCGCCCGGCTGAACCCCGACGGCACGATCGACACCACCTTCGACGCACTGGGGCCTTTCCCCGGCCGGCGCTGGGTGGCCTTCGACCTGGGTCAGGACAACGCCGACGTGGCCTACGACGTGGTGGTTCAGCCCGACGGGAAGATCGTCGTCGTCGGTTCGGCCCAGGTCCTGGGCGGTGGGACCGACTTCGCCATCGCGCGGATCAATCCCGACGGCAAGCTCGACGGTTCCTTCTCCTTCCCCGTGGGGGCGGGCCGGATCACCATCTCGTTCGATCCTCCCGGCGTCTACAACAAAGATGAGGCCACAGGGGTGGCGCTGCAAGAGGACGGCAAAATCGTTGTGGTCGGCTATGCGTCCCCCTTCACCGGTCCCGACTTCGCCATCGCGCGGATCAATCCCGATGGGACGCTCGACACGAGCTTCAGCGGCGATGGGAAGCAGGTGGTCCCCTTCGACGTGAGCGGGCCGGGAAACGATCAGGCCGAGGACGTGGTGGTCCAGCCCGATGGCAAGATCGTCGTGGTCGGGGTGGTCGGGACCGGAACCGCCGGCGCCGATGATTTCGGCATCGTCCGCCTGAACAGCAACGGAACGCTGGACCCGAACTTCAGCGGCGACGGCAAGCAGACGGTCGCCTTCAATCTCGGCGGTGGGAATGTTGACAAGGCTCGGGCCGTGGCGATGCAGGGAGACCGTATCCTCGTGGCCGGCTTTGCGGAAAGTGACTTCGCGGGCCAGTACGATTTCGAGTTCGCCATCGCCCGGCTCCGCCCCGACGGCGCCCTCGACCCGACCTTCAACGGCACCGGCAAGCAGACGATCGCGATCAACCTCGGTGACACGATGATCGACGACGCAACCGCCCTGGCGGTGTTGCCCGGCAACAAGGTCGTGCTGGCGGGTTGGGCAAGCACCGACACGCCGACCGGTGGAGTCATGCCCGTGCTGGCGAGGCTCAACACCAGCACCCCCTTCGCGGTCGAAGGAGACTATGATGGCGATGGGCGGACCGATCTGGCGCTCTACCGCTACGATGCCGCCACCAGCTCCGGTCGCTTTCTGATCCGACGCTCCAGCACCGGGACCGACATTGCCGTGCCGATCTCGGGCGTCGGATCGCAGGTCGTCCCCATCTCCGGCGACTTCGACGGTGACGGCAAGACCGATGTCGCCGTGGTCGATCCGCTGGCCCACGGGCCCGGCGGCCTGGTTCCGGACCGGACCCGCTGGATCATCCTGCTCTCGGGCTCGGGCAACTTCCGTCGCGAGGTCGAGTTCGGTGCCGCGGGGGTCCTTGATCGTCCCGCACCGGCCGACTTCGACGGCGATGGCCGCACCGACATCGCCACCTTCCGCGCCAACAGCGACCTGACCCCCGGCGCGGCCGAGTGGTTCATCCTCCCCTCGGAACCGAATCCGGGGTACACCACGAAGGTCGGGGCCTTTGCCGTGGCCTTTGGTGCTCCCGGCGGGGCCGACTTGCCCGCCCCGGCCGATTACGACGGCGACGGGCGGGCCGACATCGTCTCCTTCCGCCCCATTCCGACCCCGCAGGACATCGTGTATGGCGTCCCGTCCTGGGCCGCCCAGTGGTTGATCCTTCCTTCGGGACCGAACGACGCGACGTTCAGCGGTCGGGTGGGCGCCTTCCCGGTCCGGTTTGGGGCCGCGAACAACCTCGATCAGCCGGCGGTGGCCGATTACAACGGGGACGGCCGGGCGGATATCACGGCGTTCCGCCAGTACAGCGACAAGATCGCCGGGGTGGCGCAGTGGTTCATTTATCCTTCGCTCGCTCTGTCGCCAGAGTATGCCAATGCCTATGACGTGGTGTTCGGCGTGGCCGGCGAGATTGCGGCGGTGGGGGACTACACCCGCGACGGCCGGCCCGACCTGGCGTTGTTCAATCAAAGTACGGGCGTCTGGACGCGTCGGAGCGGGACACTTGGTACGGTCTTGCCCAGCGTGAGCTTCGGCCCCACCGGTCCCGGTGTGGTCCCCGTGCTGGCCCCGCTGTACTTCCGACTCAAGGCGACGGGGAACTTGCCGACCTCGGCCGCCTCGACGGCCACCGGCCTCTCGGCGGGGCTGGCGTCGGTCGTGGATCGTGCGATTGACGACTGGGTGCGGCCCGTCTTGCTCGATGGCTGA
- a CDS encoding lipase family protein — MTKWNRRRALLAGLGAGLGISGGIESYRYRRARTDPNSQDALAEYADVVEAAYASEAAWQEELGRLLDSTETEFESPPVPYDRDASARLIRACKLAVTQYRTALDVPSFDGDLSELDGFQRFFPGYKKVATFEAEEEHLERYLELAEPTEATVSLESPLERVLRPVRRTLRETVPRIIRREFRRRVFFGFVLTSERDHIMVFRGTQTQAEWISNLRSSQTEARHPVTGASLGRVHFGFANIAGQNLRTWAGDGGPIRTPAEVAAELDPSKPCYITGHSLGAALATLTAIDVAARVDRPTDWLRLYTYAGPRVGDATFAESFARLVPNAYRVANLADTVPLLPSSKMAEGFSHVGEPWTFLAQFGDLLPNHVADTYLKAIDLHAERRGTRRGIRAPGPAALGDAAS, encoded by the coding sequence ATGACCAAGTGGAACCGACGGCGGGCCTTGCTCGCCGGCCTGGGGGCTGGGCTGGGGATCTCCGGGGGGATCGAGTCGTACCGCTACCGGCGGGCCAGGACCGATCCAAACTCCCAGGACGCCCTGGCCGAATACGCCGACGTGGTCGAGGCCGCCTATGCCTCTGAGGCCGCCTGGCAAGAGGAGCTGGGCCGCCTGCTTGACTCCACCGAAACCGAGTTCGAATCTCCCCCGGTTCCCTACGACCGCGACGCCTCGGCCCGATTGATCCGGGCCTGCAAGCTGGCCGTCACCCAGTACCGGACCGCCCTGGACGTGCCGAGCTTCGATGGGGATCTCTCCGAACTCGACGGCTTCCAACGATTCTTTCCCGGCTACAAGAAGGTCGCTACCTTCGAGGCCGAGGAAGAACACCTGGAGCGTTATCTCGAACTGGCCGAACCGACCGAGGCCACCGTCTCCCTGGAGAGCCCCCTGGAACGGGTTCTCCGCCCCGTCCGTCGGACGCTCCGGGAGACGGTCCCCCGCATCATCCGCCGTGAATTTCGCCGCCGCGTCTTCTTCGGGTTCGTGCTCACGTCGGAGCGCGATCACATCATGGTCTTCCGCGGCACCCAGACCCAGGCGGAGTGGATCAGCAACCTCCGAAGCTCCCAGACCGAGGCCCGACACCCCGTGACCGGAGCATCGCTGGGCCGGGTTCACTTCGGCTTTGCCAACATCGCCGGCCAGAACCTCCGGACCTGGGCCGGAGACGGCGGCCCGATCCGGACCCCCGCCGAGGTGGCCGCCGAGCTTGACCCATCGAAACCCTGCTACATCACCGGGCACAGCCTCGGCGCCGCCCTGGCCACCCTGACAGCGATCGACGTGGCCGCGCGGGTCGATCGCCCGACCGACTGGCTCCGGCTCTACACCTACGCTGGCCCCCGGGTCGGGGATGCGACCTTCGCCGAGTCCTTCGCGCGGCTCGTTCCCAATGCCTACCGGGTCGCCAACCTCGCCGACACGGTCCCGCTCCTGCCCTCTTCGAAAATGGCCGAGGGGTTCTCCCACGTCGGCGAGCCCTGGACCTTCCTCGCCCAGTTCGGCGACCTCCTACCCAACCACGTGGCCGATACCTACCTCAAGGCCATCGACCTCCACGCCGAGCGCCGCGGCACCCGCCGAGGCATCCGAGCCCCCGGCCCCGCCGCCCTCGGAGACGCAGCATCCTGA
- a CDS encoding glycosyltransferase, whose protein sequence is MIKILHVIPTLDRSGGEKQMVLLAAGLPRDRFRVEVAALTRLGPLEADLLAAGIPVHAIEKRRKIDPGALGRLTRLMKLGRFDVVQTWIFAANVYGRIAAQRAGVPVVITAEMAADLWKTRAHFWIDRRLARRTDRIVGNSQAVVDFYRETVGIPADRLAMIPSGIADEEPPSVDPIAVKAELGIPAEAPLLLFAGRLYPQKGVIDLLKAADLLQHVRPNLTTVIAGDGPLREELEGVADAFELRSTGRVRFLGHRDDVPRLLLAADALVLPSSFEGLPNVVLEAMRFRKPVVATAAPGTTEVVVDGETGLLVPVGDGTALARALLRIVDEPDLRQRLGQAGRDRVEAHFRAATMIDRFAELYEQLAQSKKGFTSSSDSL, encoded by the coding sequence GTGATCAAAATTTTACACGTCATCCCGACTCTTGACCGCTCGGGCGGCGAGAAGCAGATGGTGCTCCTCGCCGCCGGCTTGCCCCGCGACCGCTTCCGCGTGGAGGTGGCGGCGCTGACACGGCTCGGGCCGCTGGAAGCCGATCTGCTCGCCGCGGGGATTCCGGTGCATGCGATCGAGAAGCGCCGCAAGATTGATCCGGGGGCGCTCGGCCGACTGACCCGGTTGATGAAGCTCGGGCGGTTCGACGTGGTGCAGACCTGGATCTTCGCCGCCAACGTCTACGGCCGGATCGCCGCGCAACGGGCCGGGGTGCCGGTGGTCATCACGGCCGAGATGGCGGCCGATCTCTGGAAAACACGAGCGCACTTCTGGATTGATCGCCGTCTGGCCCGCCGTACCGATCGGATCGTCGGCAACTCGCAGGCGGTGGTCGATTTTTACCGGGAGACGGTCGGGATTCCCGCCGATCGCCTGGCCATGATCCCTTCGGGAATTGCCGACGAGGAGCCGCCGAGCGTCGACCCGATCGCCGTGAAGGCCGAGCTGGGCATTCCGGCCGAGGCCCCCCTGCTGCTGTTCGCCGGGCGGCTTTACCCGCAAAAAGGGGTGATCGACCTGCTCAAGGCGGCCGACCTCTTGCAGCACGTCCGGCCGAACCTGACGACGGTCATCGCCGGAGACGGCCCGCTTCGGGAGGAGTTGGAAGGGGTGGCCGATGCCTTCGAGCTGCGATCGACCGGCCGGGTGCGGTTCCTCGGCCACCGAGACGACGTGCCCCGCCTGTTGCTTGCAGCCGATGCGCTCGTCTTGCCGAGCAGCTTCGAAGGGCTGCCCAACGTCGTGCTTGAGGCCATGCGATTTCGGAAACCCGTTGTCGCCACCGCCGCTCCGGGAACGACCGAGGTGGTGGTGGACGGTGAAACCGGCTTGCTCGTTCCGGTCGGGGATGGCACGGCCCTGGCCCGCGCCTTGCTCCGGATCGTCGATGAGCCGGATCTGCGGCAGCGGCTCGGCCAGGCCGGACGCGATCGGGTCGAGGCCCACTTTCGGGCTGCGACCATGATTGACCGCTTCGCCGAGCTCTATGAACAGCTCGCCCAATCCAAAAAAGGGTTCACAAGTTCTTCAGATTCGCTATAA